A single Pedobacter sp. PACM 27299 DNA region contains:
- a CDS encoding DUF6266 family protein: MAISRNGIHGWPSGKLGRVVYYMLRGQPVQRSIGKPGKPSLKQKANHESMAVVTHFLGHFKEYLNNGFELEARGTIRNQHNLAISYNKKNALKGEYPNVSIDYAKVQLSKGSLTNPESVGMKKVEGGLQISWNPLVQYEKGELYDDCLQLAVYLPERKAQIIELNFSKRGIGTAFLPVNEDKLESSMEVYLFLSAANHTSVSDTLYVGNLNGTWEKPGSRKCEENPVEDLGTNLRFEQVKEQYGLQMKLKPEDRLPRKAFNSLEKEYLVLMNRYESISRDRKNKPV; the protein is encoded by the coding sequence ATGGCAATTTCAAGAAATGGCATACATGGCTGGCCAAGCGGTAAGCTAGGTAGAGTGGTGTATTATATGTTAAGAGGTCAACCTGTTCAGAGATCCATCGGTAAACCAGGGAAACCTAGTCTGAAACAAAAGGCTAACCACGAGTCTATGGCGGTAGTGACGCATTTTCTGGGACATTTTAAAGAATATCTGAACAATGGTTTTGAACTGGAAGCGCGTGGAACGATTAGAAATCAACATAATCTTGCCATTTCCTACAATAAGAAAAATGCATTGAAGGGGGAATATCCGAACGTCAGCATTGATTATGCTAAAGTACAACTCAGTAAGGGCAGTCTAACGAACCCTGAAAGTGTAGGTATGAAAAAGGTAGAAGGAGGTTTACAAATCAGTTGGAATCCTTTGGTCCAATATGAAAAGGGAGAACTATATGACGATTGTTTACAGTTGGCAGTATATCTTCCAGAAAGGAAAGCCCAAATAATCGAATTGAATTTTTCTAAAAGGGGAATTGGGACTGCTTTCTTACCTGTAAACGAGGATAAGCTGGAGTCATCTATGGAAGTATATCTGTTTTTAAGTGCTGCAAATCATACTTCAGTGTCGGATACCTTATATGTGGGCAACCTGAATGGTACCTGGGAGAAGCCTGGTAGTAGAAAATGTGAAGAAAATCCTGTAGAGGATCTGGGAACAAATCTTCGATTTGAGCAAGTAAAAGAACAATACGGGCTGCAAATGAAGTTAAAGCCTGAAGACAGATTGCCGCGGAAAGCTTTCAACAGTTTGGAAAAGGAATACCTGGTGCTTATGAACAGGTACGAGTCTATTTCCAGGGACCGAAAAAATAAGCCTGTCTAA
- a CDS encoding GntR family transcriptional regulator: protein MEFRENEAIYLQIAAYVGEHIVLGKWPLDQKIPSVRDLAVELQVNPNTVLRAYEFLQNKEVIVNKRGIGFFIAADAEMKIKEYSKERFLGNALPEFFKNIYLLDISMKEIEERFEQFKAAHYQQD from the coding sequence ATGGAATTTAGGGAGAATGAAGCGATATATCTGCAGATTGCAGCTTATGTCGGAGAACACATCGTGCTGGGTAAATGGCCTTTGGATCAGAAGATTCCATCGGTCAGGGATTTGGCAGTAGAACTACAGGTTAATCCCAATACAGTGCTCAGGGCTTATGAATTTCTGCAGAATAAAGAAGTGATTGTCAACAAACGTGGAATCGGTTTCTTTATCGCTGCAGATGCAGAAATGAAAATAAAGGAATATAGTAAAGAACGTTTTCTTGGGAATGCACTTCCTGAATTTTTCAAAAACATTTATCTGCTGGACATCAGTATGAAGGAGATTGAAGAAAGGTTCGAGCAGTTTAAAGCAGCACATTACCAACAGGATTAA
- a CDS encoding ABC transporter ATP-binding protein produces the protein MIEISNLTFGYSKKKLLFKNLNLKLQMGHIYGLLGKNGAGKSTLLKNLAGLVFPQEGLCKLKGYRAADRLPGFLQELFFIPEEIYLPGTTAIQFAQSTGHFYPKFDEAYYYRMLSEFDVPHSSVLNKLSFGQQKKVMIAFGLATNTTLLIMDEPTNGLDIPSKTKFRKIIAAALSEERCIIISTHQIRDLDSLIDSLLIVHEQEIVLNRSLDEIAEKIHFSSTAPVDKETIIYEEAHRIGLNTMSINVKEAFSKVDMELLFSAIISDHKSVTNHLN, from the coding sequence ATGATAGAAATCTCTAACCTGACTTTTGGATACAGCAAAAAGAAACTGTTATTTAAAAATCTCAATCTAAAACTTCAAATGGGCCATATCTACGGGCTCCTTGGAAAAAACGGAGCAGGTAAATCCACATTGCTTAAAAACCTTGCTGGTTTGGTATTCCCACAGGAAGGACTTTGTAAACTTAAAGGCTATCGCGCAGCAGACCGTTTACCAGGTTTTCTTCAGGAACTGTTTTTTATTCCTGAAGAAATTTATCTGCCAGGAACCACAGCAATTCAATTTGCCCAAAGTACAGGCCATTTCTACCCTAAATTTGATGAAGCCTATTATTACCGGATGCTGTCCGAATTTGATGTGCCACATAGCAGTGTATTGAACAAGCTTTCTTTTGGCCAACAGAAAAAAGTAATGATTGCTTTTGGTCTGGCAACAAATACCACGCTGCTAATTATGGATGAGCCAACCAATGGTTTAGACATTCCTTCTAAAACGAAATTCAGGAAGATCATTGCAGCAGCATTATCAGAGGAACGCTGTATCATCATTTCTACCCATCAGATCAGAGATTTGGATAGCCTGATTGATAGCCTATTGATCGTTCATGAACAAGAGATTGTATTGAACAGAAGCCTCGATGAAATTGCTGAAAAAATTCATTTTAGCAGTACAGCGCCAGTAGACAAGGAGACGATTATCTATGAAGAAGCACACAGAATAGGTTTGAATACCATGAGCATCAATGTGAAAGAAGCTTTCAGTAAAGTGGATATGGAACTCCTTTTTAGTGCAATCATTAGTGATCATAAATCAGTTACAAACCATTTAAACTAA
- a CDS encoding DUF5655 domain-containing protein, with the protein MTNKNSGISSFLQNKSAHSIALFEGLLGSFQEIGDVNLHAAKTMISISNRVNFAYVIQIGKDFIDVVLPFKQGYEDNYCFRKIKKVPAGDDYNHHLRIYQLEDLNEEVRTFLKMAYEKGR; encoded by the coding sequence ATGACCAACAAAAACAGCGGAATTTCCTCATTTTTACAAAATAAGTCAGCACATAGTATTGCGCTATTCGAAGGGTTGCTTGGCTCATTTCAGGAGATTGGCGATGTAAATCTACATGCTGCCAAAACGATGATTTCCATTTCTAACCGGGTAAACTTTGCTTATGTCATTCAAATAGGCAAAGACTTTATAGATGTGGTGCTCCCATTTAAGCAAGGCTATGAGGATAATTATTGCTTCCGAAAAATCAAAAAGGTACCTGCAGGTGATGATTACAATCATCACCTGCGGATATATCAATTGGAAGATCTGAATGAAGAAGTTCGAACTTTCCTAAAAATGGCTTATGAAAAAGGGAGATAA
- a CDS encoding glycoside hydrolase family 3 N-terminal domain-containing protein has translation MMMKKTLIVAAALLSLQSVSYAQHQNIYRKNWIDFNKNGKKDIFEDPAQDIEKRVADLLSQMNVEEKTCQMATLYGYGRVLKDEMPTAEWKTKVWKDGIANIDEALNSLAYNKKAETKYSYPFSRHADAINTLQKWFIEETRMGIPVDFTNEAIHGLCHDRATPLPAPINIGSTWNKAMVRQAGSIVGREAKALGYTNVYAPILDPARDQRWGRVVECYGENPYHIAELGKQMVLGIQENGVAATLKHFAVYSIPKGGRDGHARTDPHVALRELHQIHLYPFRRVLQEAAPMGVMSSYNDYDGVPITGSHYFLTELLREKYGFKGYIVSDSEAVEYIYSKHHVVDDYKGAVKQAVEAGLDVRTNFTMPEEYIMPLRALIKEGRVSMKTIDERVGNVLRVKFRLGLFDQPYVQDTKGSDKLVHTVEDEAFSAQLSRESLVLLKNEGNLLPLTLKNVKKIMVTGPLAAEQNYTTSRYGPSNNPITSVLDGLKKYVGTAARVNYVKGCEIIDPTWPESEIIPTPLTAEEQAGIDAAVAEAKLSDVIIAVVGEDEKRVGESLSRTGLNLPGRQLQLLMALHATGKPVVMVMINGQPLTINWENKNLPAILEAWFPGPQSGNIIAETLFGDYNPGGKLPITFPKSIGQLEYNFPFKPASQAGQPSSGNNGYGKTSVNGALYPFGYGLSYTNFEYTNLKVKQSTQQAGSVIEVTVDVKNIGRRKGDDVVQLYLKDMVSSVTTYDSDLRGFERIGLLPGEQKIVRFVLNPDDLSILDKDMNWRVEPGKFRVMIGHSSEDIKLKEEFNILP, from the coding sequence ATGATGATGAAAAAGACGCTGATTGTTGCCGCTGCACTCTTGTCCTTACAGAGTGTGTCCTATGCCCAACATCAAAACATTTACAGGAAAAACTGGATTGACTTTAATAAAAACGGGAAGAAGGACATCTTCGAAGACCCTGCTCAGGATATTGAAAAGCGGGTGGCCGACCTGCTTTCCCAAATGAATGTGGAAGAGAAAACCTGTCAGATGGCCACACTATATGGCTATGGAAGGGTATTAAAAGATGAAATGCCAACTGCCGAATGGAAAACAAAGGTCTGGAAAGACGGCATAGCTAATATTGACGAAGCTTTAAACAGTCTCGCCTATAATAAAAAGGCCGAAACGAAATATTCTTACCCCTTTAGCAGGCATGCAGATGCGATAAATACCCTTCAAAAATGGTTTATCGAAGAAACCAGGATGGGGATTCCAGTAGATTTTACCAATGAAGCCATCCATGGATTATGCCATGATCGGGCCACCCCATTACCCGCACCCATCAATATCGGGAGTACCTGGAATAAAGCCATGGTGCGACAAGCCGGTTCAATTGTAGGAAGAGAAGCAAAAGCGCTGGGATACACCAATGTCTATGCGCCGATTCTGGATCCGGCAAGAGACCAGCGATGGGGTAGAGTGGTAGAATGCTATGGTGAAAATCCTTATCATATCGCCGAACTCGGTAAACAAATGGTGTTAGGAATCCAGGAAAATGGCGTGGCTGCTACTTTAAAGCACTTTGCAGTCTACAGTATCCCTAAAGGTGGCAGAGATGGACATGCGCGTACCGATCCTCATGTGGCACTTCGTGAATTACACCAGATTCATCTATATCCATTCAGAAGAGTCCTGCAGGAAGCCGCCCCAATGGGGGTAATGAGCAGCTATAACGATTATGATGGTGTTCCCATTACCGGAAGTCATTATTTCCTGACGGAATTACTGAGAGAAAAATATGGTTTTAAAGGGTATATCGTTTCTGATAGCGAAGCCGTAGAATACATTTATTCTAAGCATCACGTGGTGGACGATTATAAAGGTGCCGTAAAGCAAGCAGTAGAAGCAGGTCTGGATGTGCGGACCAATTTTACCATGCCTGAAGAATACATCATGCCTTTAAGAGCATTGATCAAAGAAGGTCGTGTGTCCATGAAAACGATCGACGAGCGGGTAGGAAATGTGCTGCGCGTTAAATTCAGATTAGGTCTTTTTGACCAGCCTTATGTGCAGGATACCAAAGGCTCAGACAAATTGGTACATACCGTAGAAGATGAAGCGTTTTCCGCACAGCTGAGCAGGGAATCATTGGTTCTACTAAAAAATGAAGGAAACCTATTGCCTTTAACATTGAAAAATGTGAAGAAAATCATGGTAACTGGACCGTTAGCCGCAGAACAAAATTATACGACCAGCAGATATGGTCCTTCAAATAATCCGATTACCTCTGTGCTTGACGGGCTGAAAAAATATGTGGGTACTGCAGCAAGGGTGAATTATGTGAAAGGCTGCGAAATTATCGACCCAACCTGGCCGGAAAGTGAGATCATTCCAACGCCATTAACTGCCGAAGAACAAGCAGGTATAGATGCCGCAGTGGCAGAAGCGAAGTTATCGGATGTGATCATTGCAGTAGTAGGAGAAGATGAAAAGCGTGTGGGAGAAAGTCTGAGCCGTACCGGATTGAACCTTCCCGGCAGACAATTACAGTTGTTAATGGCCCTGCATGCCACCGGTAAACCAGTCGTGATGGTGATGATCAATGGACAGCCACTCACCATCAATTGGGAAAATAAAAATCTGCCCGCCATATTGGAAGCCTGGTTTCCTGGTCCGCAAAGTGGAAATATCATTGCAGAAACTTTGTTCGGCGACTATAATCCGGGAGGTAAATTGCCCATTACTTTTCCTAAATCCATTGGCCAGCTGGAATACAACTTTCCTTTTAAACCTGCATCTCAAGCCGGACAACCGAGCAGTGGTAATAATGGATACGGTAAAACCAGCGTTAATGGTGCTTTGTATCCTTTTGGTTATGGCTTAAGCTATACCAATTTCGAATATACTAACCTTAAAGTGAAGCAAAGCACGCAGCAAGCGGGATCTGTAATTGAAGTAACAGTAGATGTAAAAAACATAGGAAGACGTAAAGGTGATGATGTCGTACAGCTGTACCTGAAAGATATGGTGAGCAGTGTAACTACTTATGACTCCGATTTGCGGGGTTTTGAAAGAATAGGATTGCTGCCAGGAGAACAAAAAATCGTCCGTTTTGTGCTCAATCCAGACGACTTGTCTATTCTTGATAAGGACATGAACTGGAGGGTAGAACCCGGTAAATTCCGCGTGATGATCGGCCATTCCTCCGAAGACATTAAATTAAAAGAAGAATTTAATATCCTTCCTTAG
- a CDS encoding outer membrane protein assembly factor BamD, producing MFKIKHVLLLSFTIIALTIAGCKSQFEKIRLSNDVAKKYQEAMKLYNKKNYSKAIILFEDLSQKYRGRAEAEDLNYYYALTLYKLRDYTTARYQFKSFADTYPTSKYAEECRYLGAYCYYLESPKSSLDQANTRAAIDALQLFINFYPRSERVADATKYIAILRGKLETKAYDNARLYFDLGGYDISNYKSAVIALKNAQIDYPDIKYAEEMDLLIVKSQYNYAKNSIEIRQEDRYNEAITYANEFIESHPESKLLDAAKSLKEDSEAGIEHAKRVIAEFQKNQEKYKAMLAKEAKADSTNNTIKTPIK from the coding sequence ATGTTTAAAATTAAACACGTATTACTATTAAGTTTCACCATTATAGCCCTGACTATCGCGGGTTGCAAAAGCCAGTTTGAAAAGATCAGATTGAGCAATGATGTAGCCAAAAAATATCAGGAGGCCATGAAGCTCTACAACAAGAAGAATTATTCGAAAGCGATTATTCTTTTTGAAGACCTTTCACAGAAATACAGAGGTAGAGCGGAAGCAGAGGACTTGAACTACTACTACGCCCTAACCCTTTACAAATTAAGAGATTACACCACTGCAAGATACCAATTTAAATCATTTGCGGATACTTATCCGACCAGTAAATATGCAGAAGAATGCAGGTATCTGGGCGCTTACTGTTACTACTTGGAGTCGCCAAAATCTTCTTTAGATCAGGCAAATACGAGGGCAGCAATTGACGCTTTACAGCTGTTCATCAACTTTTATCCAAGAAGTGAGCGTGTAGCGGATGCGACAAAATACATTGCCATTTTACGTGGAAAGTTAGAGACGAAAGCTTATGACAATGCCAGATTATATTTTGATTTAGGCGGCTATGACATCAGCAACTATAAATCAGCGGTGATCGCATTAAAGAATGCGCAGATTGATTATCCTGATATTAAATATGCAGAGGAAATGGACTTATTGATCGTAAAATCTCAATACAACTATGCAAAAAACAGTATTGAAATCCGTCAGGAAGACCGTTACAATGAAGCGATTACTTATGCAAATGAGTTTATAGAATCGCATCCAGAGAGTAAATTACTAGATGCAGCCAAGTCTTTAAAAGAAGACAGTGAGGCTGGTATCGAGCACGCAAAACGCGTTATTGCTGAATTCCAAAAGAATCAGGAAAAATATAAAGCCATGTTGGCGAAAGAAGCTAAGGCGGATAGTACCAATAATACAATTAAAACCCCCATCAAATAA
- a CDS encoding DNA-directed RNA polymerase subunit omega, with amino-acid sequence MNTNKPAVPNTTVTRNVNDLDQKTENIYESLVIISKRANQISNNIKEELHGKLAEFASSNDNLEEIFENREQIEISKHYERMPKPSLIAIDEFLNDKIYYRNPAKEQQ; translated from the coding sequence ATGAACACGAATAAACCTGCTGTACCGAATACTACGGTTACTAGAAATGTTAATGATTTAGATCAGAAAACTGAGAATATCTATGAGTCTTTAGTAATTATTTCTAAAAGGGCTAATCAGATTTCTAACAACATTAAAGAAGAGTTACACGGTAAATTAGCTGAGTTTGCTTCTTCAAATGACAACCTGGAAGAGATCTTTGAAAACAGGGAACAAATCGAAATCAGTAAGCATTATGAGCGTATGCCTAAGCCTAGCTTAATTGCTATTGATGAGTTTCTTAATGACAAAATTTACTACAGAAACCCTGCTAAAGAGCAGCAATAA
- the coaBC gene encoding bifunctional phosphopantothenoylcysteine decarboxylase/phosphopantothenate--cysteine ligase CoaBC, whose translation MLENKNIILGVCGSIAAYKSAILVRLLVKAGANVKVILTADAANFITPLTLATLSKNPVYTQYFDAETGVWSNHVELGLWADFMIVAPASANTLAKMATGICDNLLSAVYLSAKCPVFVAPAMDLDMWKHESTQQNIGKLLSYGNQVIPPGDGELASGLYGAGRMAEPEDILSFLNEAAKKGLPLLGKKVLVTAGPTYEAIDPVRFIGNHSSGKMGFAIADVFASLGATVTLITGPTAEKTNSTLKRIDVVSAADMLSACKNAFPQTDIMVMSAAVADYTPVTAADQKIKKNSAEFSLELKKTTDILATLGQVKSADQILVGFALETENEEAYAKGKLSKKNLDLIVLNSLNDKGAGFKVNTNKITIFNKAGEKTVFETKSKTEVAKDICNEILKLVH comes from the coding sequence ATGCTAGAAAATAAAAATATAATTCTTGGCGTTTGCGGCAGCATTGCAGCATATAAATCAGCGATACTGGTCAGGTTACTGGTAAAGGCTGGCGCAAACGTTAAAGTTATCCTTACAGCCGATGCGGCGAATTTCATTACTCCGCTCACCCTGGCTACCCTTTCAAAAAACCCTGTATATACGCAATACTTCGATGCCGAAACCGGTGTATGGAGCAACCATGTGGAGTTGGGCCTTTGGGCTGATTTCATGATAGTTGCACCAGCAAGTGCGAATACTTTGGCTAAAATGGCTACAGGAATCTGTGACAACCTTTTATCTGCCGTATACTTATCTGCCAAATGCCCTGTTTTTGTTGCTCCGGCAATGGATCTGGATATGTGGAAACATGAAAGTACGCAGCAGAATATAGGAAAGCTGCTTTCTTATGGAAATCAGGTGATCCCTCCTGGTGATGGGGAACTGGCAAGCGGCTTATATGGCGCTGGTAGAATGGCTGAACCAGAAGATATTCTTTCCTTTTTAAATGAGGCTGCGAAAAAAGGACTTCCTTTATTGGGTAAAAAAGTGCTGGTTACTGCCGGTCCTACTTATGAAGCCATTGATCCGGTTCGTTTTATTGGCAACCATTCTTCCGGGAAAATGGGATTTGCCATTGCGGATGTATTTGCTTCTTTGGGTGCGACTGTTACACTGATCACCGGGCCTACTGCTGAAAAAACCAACAGTACCTTAAAAAGGATAGATGTGGTGAGTGCGGCTGATATGCTGTCGGCCTGCAAAAATGCTTTTCCTCAAACGGATATTATGGTGATGAGCGCCGCTGTAGCAGATTATACTCCGGTGACTGCCGCAGATCAGAAGATCAAGAAAAATAGTGCAGAATTTAGTCTGGAGCTTAAAAAGACCACAGATATTCTGGCTACTCTCGGACAAGTCAAATCTGCAGATCAGATTTTAGTAGGCTTCGCCTTAGAGACTGAGAACGAAGAGGCTTATGCCAAAGGAAAACTCAGCAAGAAAAACCTGGACCTGATTGTCCTCAATTCCCTGAACGACAAAGGTGCTGGATTTAAAGTGAATACCAATAAAATCACTATATTTAATAAAGCAGGTGAAAAAACCGTTTTTGAAACCAAATCGAAGACGGAAGTGGCAAAGGATATTTGCAATGAAATACTAAAACTGGTTCATTAA
- a CDS encoding type IX secretion system protein PorD: MKKRSLLFFIVFLFSQAAVHAQELNVRVTVTAPTVPNVNKRNVEILQNTIRDFLNNNKWTNETYLPNERIETNFVITVTAWDGGSGYKAEAQIQSSRPVYGSAYNSTILNISDKDFDFNYNEGSALDYSDLNFISNLSSLLGFYAHTIIGLDKDSFSYLGGSPYFIKAQNTLNLAQASGNNGWKASDGLRNRYWLNQNLLDNSFEELRGFIFNYHFNGLDRLQQDQDKGTKKIITYLSSLTKMDRQKIGSIFPNVYFSTKADELVSVLSLGNPQERIAAYQLLSEIDPANLNKYEGLKPAKQGL, from the coding sequence ATGAAAAAGCGTTCTCTCCTCTTCTTTATTGTTTTTCTTTTTAGTCAGGCTGCAGTTCATGCTCAGGAGCTGAATGTACGGGTTACGGTGACTGCTCCTACTGTTCCGAATGTGAATAAGCGGAACGTAGAGATCCTCCAAAATACCATCAGAGACTTTTTAAACAATAATAAGTGGACGAATGAGACTTACCTGCCAAATGAGCGGATAGAGACTAATTTCGTGATTACAGTAACGGCCTGGGATGGCGGCTCCGGCTATAAAGCAGAAGCACAAATCCAATCCAGCAGACCGGTTTATGGCAGCGCTTACAACAGCACCATTCTAAACATCAGCGATAAAGATTTTGATTTCAATTATAATGAAGGGTCGGCACTTGATTACTCAGACCTGAACTTCATTTCCAACTTAAGTTCTTTATTAGGTTTCTATGCGCATACCATTATTGGACTTGATAAAGATAGTTTTAGCTACCTAGGTGGCAGCCCCTATTTTATTAAGGCACAAAACACCTTAAATCTGGCACAAGCATCCGGCAACAATGGATGGAAGGCCTCAGATGGCTTAAGAAACCGTTACTGGCTAAACCAGAACCTACTCGACAATAGTTTTGAAGAGCTGAGGGGTTTTATCTTTAACTATCATTTTAATGGCCTGGACAGGCTGCAGCAAGACCAGGACAAGGGCACAAAAAAGATCATTACCTATCTTTCCAGCCTCACAAAAATGGACCGTCAAAAAATAGGGTCCATCTTTCCAAACGTTTATTTTTCTACTAAGGCAGATGAGTTGGTGAGCGTCCTTTCCCTTGGCAATCCTCAGGAAAGAATCGCTGCTTATCAGCTGCTCTCAGAAATCGATCCTGCAAACCTCAACAAATACGAGGGCTTAAAGCCGGCTAAACAAGGCCTATAA
- a CDS encoding BlaI/MecI/CopY family transcriptional regulator, translating to MNPSTPLKPTESELEILQILWEKGHCTVREVHEILEQNKEAGYTTTLKLMQIMAEKGLVIRDTSSKTHIYRALVNQEKTQQHLVSKMIDNVFNGSAARLVMQALGNHSASKDEIDSIKKYLDNLSDK from the coding sequence ATGAACCCATCTACCCCCCTTAAACCTACCGAAAGCGAATTAGAGATCTTACAGATATTGTGGGAAAAAGGCCATTGTACCGTAAGAGAGGTACATGAGATATTGGAGCAGAACAAAGAAGCGGGATACACGACCACTTTAAAGCTCATGCAGATCATGGCGGAAAAGGGTTTAGTGATTCGTGACACCTCTTCAAAAACACATATCTATCGGGCATTGGTGAATCAGGAGAAAACCCAGCAGCATCTGGTGAGTAAAATGATCGACAATGTTTTTAATGGCTCCGCCGCACGTTTGGTCATGCAGGCTTTAGGAAACCATTCTGCGAGTAAAGATGAAATCGATTCTATTAAAAAATACCTGGACAACCTAAGCGACAAATAA
- a CDS encoding M56 family metallopeptidase: protein MEAIVNNLIKATGWSIFHSLWQGAIIYGLLFLIVISFPKLSSARKHNLAYAALCLIFVCFCITFFSIFKLPQANGTQQGAELQISAAYYEYLNNIPQNISSKAEQLFPYLVSIYGVGLLFQLFILLAGYQKMQQLKNSVHLAVPAAWNTAFEEMRGKLNLKQTIGFYLSEQVNVPLVLGYFKPIVLFPISLATQLDLKQVEAILIHELSHIRRNDYLLNLIKTGIETILFFNPFIWLSGRFINIEREHACDDLVVQLTGTPVTYAHALLKLEILKDKSAPALSMAATGKNQHLYQRIKRITDMKTNYMNAKQQFFAITLTIVTVISLAWVKPSKAEAVSTTTSNATHEMEIAGVGLKFKKQEIQALKAAQEKTSWPADTTKKKKTQRVVIKQNTDGHQTYYYPDSSGNTIYMADSATKASLAFLSSPEWKKQQAEIMLNAEEIKKRFSTVDWKKQQLNIQKNAENIRKQFDSPAWKKQQQALIANAEAMRKKFDSPQWKQQQEDMLKTSEELRKHFDSPEWKQQQEEIAKNAQEMAKKFDTPEWRKQQEEIGKQAEKAAAYYNSSEFKAKVAAEKAFQSSAEYKELRKKYEQEVEALKKKKEAESKKTW, encoded by the coding sequence ATGGAAGCAATTGTAAATAACCTGATCAAAGCAACCGGCTGGAGCATCTTTCACTCTTTATGGCAAGGAGCCATCATTTATGGCCTGTTATTCCTCATCGTCATTTCCTTTCCAAAGCTGAGTTCGGCAAGGAAACACAACCTGGCTTATGCTGCGTTATGCCTGATCTTTGTTTGCTTTTGCATCACCTTTTTTTCCATATTCAAATTGCCTCAGGCCAATGGAACTCAGCAGGGAGCAGAACTTCAAATCAGCGCTGCCTATTATGAATATCTAAATAACATTCCTCAAAATATCAGCAGTAAGGCAGAACAGCTTTTTCCTTATCTGGTGAGTATTTATGGTGTCGGACTGCTTTTTCAGCTGTTTATTCTTTTAGCTGGTTATCAGAAAATGCAGCAGCTAAAAAACTCCGTTCATCTGGCTGTTCCAGCAGCCTGGAACACCGCATTTGAGGAGATGCGCGGGAAGTTAAACCTGAAACAAACGATTGGGTTTTACCTTTCTGAGCAGGTAAATGTGCCCTTGGTATTGGGGTATTTTAAACCTATTGTTTTGTTTCCAATTTCCCTGGCCACACAATTGGACCTGAAACAAGTGGAAGCCATTTTAATCCATGAGCTTTCCCATATCCGCAGAAATGATTACCTCTTAAACCTTATTAAAACCGGTATAGAAACCATTTTATTTTTTAATCCTTTCATCTGGCTTAGCGGCAGGTTCATCAACATCGAGAGAGAGCATGCCTGTGATGACCTGGTGGTACAGCTGACCGGGACGCCGGTAACCTATGCCCATGCCTTGCTTAAGCTGGAGATTCTGAAAGACAAGTCTGCCCCTGCCCTTTCTATGGCAGCGACAGGCAAAAATCAACATTTGTATCAACGTATAAAAAGAATTACAGACATGAAAACGAACTATATGAATGCAAAGCAGCAGTTCTTTGCCATCACACTAACAATTGTTACCGTAATTTCTTTGGCATGGGTGAAGCCTTCTAAGGCAGAAGCGGTAAGTACGACGACCAGCAATGCTACCCATGAAATGGAAATCGCCGGTGTGGGGTTGAAATTCAAAAAACAGGAAATTCAAGCTTTGAAAGCTGCTCAGGAAAAAACAAGCTGGCCAGCTGACACGACCAAAAAGAAAAAAACGCAGCGTGTGGTGATTAAGCAGAACACCGATGGCCATCAAACCTATTATTATCCTGACAGTTCAGGGAACACCATTTATATGGCAGATAGTGCCACCAAGGCAAGTCTAGCTTTCTTATCTTCTCCGGAGTGGAAGAAACAACAGGCAGAAATCATGCTCAATGCAGAAGAAATCAAAAAGCGCTTTAGTACTGTAGATTGGAAGAAACAACAACTTAATATTCAAAAGAATGCTGAGAACATCAGAAAACAGTTTGATTCTCCAGCATGGAAAAAACAGCAGCAAGCGCTGATTGCTAATGCAGAGGCCATGAGAAAGAAATTTGATTCACCTCAATGGAAGCAGCAGCAGGAAGACATGCTGAAAACATCGGAAGAACTGAGAAAGCATTTTGATTCTCCGGAATGGAAACAGCAGCAAGAGGAAATCGCTAAAAATGCCCAGGAGATGGCTAAAAAATTCGACACGCCGGAATGGAGAAAACAGCAGGAAGAAATCGGCAAGCAAGCTGAAAAAGCTGCTGCTTATTACAATTCCTCTGAATTTAAGGCGAAAGTAGCCGCCGAAAAAGCATTTCAAAGTTCTGCAGAATACAAGGAACTTCGCAAAAAATATGAGCAGGAAGTAGAAGCTTTAAAAAAGAAAAAAGAAGCTGAATCGAAGAAAACCTGGTAA